A DNA window from Candidatus Binataceae bacterium contains the following coding sequences:
- a CDS encoding P-II family nitrogen regulator, whose translation MKRIEAVIKPSKLDEVKASITALGITGLTVFEVKGFGRQKGHTEMYRGTEYVVDFLPKVLISVVVVEEMVEPLVKAIAENARTGKIGDGKIFVSSLDEVVRIRTGE comes from the coding sequence ATGAAACGAATCGAGGCCGTGATCAAGCCTTCAAAGCTCGATGAGGTGAAGGCGAGCATCACCGCGCTGGGGATCACCGGACTGACCGTATTCGAAGTCAAAGGTTTTGGCCGGCAAAAGGGGCATACGGAGATGTACCGGGGGACGGAATATGTCGTGGACTTCCTGCCTAAGGTGCTGATCAGCGTCGTCGTGGTTGAGGAGATGGTCGAGCCGCTGGTAAAGGCGATCGCGGAAAACGCGAGGACGGGCAAGATCGGCGACGGGAAGATTTTTGTCTCGTCGCTGGATGAGGTCGTGCGAATCCGCACTGGCGAG
- a CDS encoding DUF1499 domain-containing protein translates to MAWLAFFDSMIAVALAMAGIAAAHYSLTKPFIGFQLFAGGLLFALLALVFTLIALGMMAFSPARRTAMPRAITGGILSLAILVPVVLVIVTHPYPAINDITTDTKNPPEFIHAQELPANQGRDLKYNAAAYAPVQEAASAYKDLAPLKLDGSPDDVFKKTEIIVGEAPVWQITYTDPQRRQLEGVATSWLFRFQDDFVIQVRPADGGGSLLEMRSKSRDGKGDFGANYNRIQSFFRLVQGQPRGVVAP, encoded by the coding sequence ATGGCATGGCTCGCCTTCTTTGACAGTATGATTGCGGTAGCGCTCGCGATGGCCGGGATCGCCGCGGCGCATTACTCGCTCACCAAGCCGTTCATCGGCTTTCAGCTATTCGCGGGCGGTCTGCTGTTCGCGCTACTTGCCCTGGTCTTCACGCTCATTGCGCTCGGGATGATGGCGTTCTCGCCAGCGCGACGGACCGCGATGCCGCGGGCGATCACCGGCGGCATCTTGTCGCTCGCAATCCTGGTTCCGGTGGTTTTGGTGATCGTCACGCACCCCTATCCGGCGATCAACGACATCACGACGGACACGAAGAATCCGCCCGAATTCATCCACGCGCAGGAGTTGCCGGCCAACCAGGGACGCGACCTGAAATATAATGCTGCGGCCTACGCGCCAGTGCAGGAGGCCGCGTCCGCCTACAAGGATTTAGCGCCGCTCAAGCTGGACGGGTCGCCCGATGACGTCTTCAAAAAGACCGAGATTATTGTCGGCGAGGCGCCGGTCTGGCAGATCACCTACACAGACCCGCAGCGGCGGCAACTCGAAGGCGTGGCTACTTCCTGGCTGTTTCGCTTCCAGGATGACTTCGTGATCCAGGTGCGCCCCGCCGACGGTGGCGGCAGCCTGCTCGAGATGCGCTCGAAGTCGCGCGACGGCAAGGGCGACTTCGGCGCCAACTACAATCGGATCCAAAGCTTCTTCCGCCTGGTGCAGGGTCAACCACGCGGCGTCGTCGCCCCGTAG